Proteins encoded by one window of Archaeoglobus veneficus SNP6:
- the rpsS gene encoding 30S ribosomal protein S19, producing MALKSKVIRPKEFRYRGHTIDELKQMSLEQIAELLPARERRKIRRGFTEQEEKLLRKLRKKGEARTHCRDMIVLPEMVGKVVYVHNGKEFVRVEIKPEMIGHRLGEFALTRRFEKHSGPGVGATRSSKYVPLK from the coding sequence ATGGCGCTCAAAAGCAAGGTTATAAGGCCCAAAGAATTCAGATACCGCGGACACACAATTGATGAACTCAAACAGATGAGTCTCGAGCAGATTGCAGAGTTGCTGCCAGCAAGAGAGAGGAGAAAGATAAGGAGGGGCTTCACCGAGCAGGAGGAGAAGCTCCTCAGAAAGCTCAGAAAGAAGGGAGAAGCAAGGACACACTGCAGAGACATGATCGTATTGCCCGAAATGGTGGGCAAGGTCGTCTATGTCCACAACGGCAAGGAGTTCGTCAGAGTCGAGATAAAGCCTGAGATGATCGGTCACAGACTCGGCGAGTTCGCACTGACGAGGAGATTCGAGAAGCACTCAGGCCCAGGTGTTGGAGCTACGAGGAGCAGTAAATACGTGCCGCTGAAGTGA
- a CDS encoding 30S ribosomal protein S3, with translation MAVERKFVEDRIKKLKVKEWMIQEVRNAGFGGVDITRTPLGTQVTLFVERPGLVIGKGGRRIRALTERLKEFGIENPQVSVDEIEKPEFNAQLMASLLARALERGWYFRKAGYRFLYRIMEAGAKGCEIEISGKLTSERARTEKFLAGTMVHTGEPASSMVRKGFDIAIKKLGVLGVTVRIIPPDVELPDEFRVKEITAPDVTEAQAQEVKPAESVEGGEEAKEGMKNENAGDQGNEQRGEAEKAE, from the coding sequence ATGGCGGTAGAGAGGAAGTTTGTCGAGGACAGAATCAAGAAGCTCAAGGTCAAGGAGTGGATGATTCAGGAAGTCCGCAACGCCGGATTCGGCGGAGTAGACATTACCAGGACTCCACTCGGCACACAGGTTACGCTGTTCGTCGAAAGACCGGGCTTGGTTATAGGAAAAGGCGGAAGAAGAATCAGAGCACTGACTGAGAGACTCAAGGAGTTCGGCATTGAAAACCCGCAGGTAAGTGTCGACGAAATCGAAAAGCCAGAGTTTAACGCACAGCTCATGGCTTCACTGCTCGCAAGAGCCCTCGAGAGAGGCTGGTACTTCAGAAAGGCTGGCTACAGGTTCCTCTACAGAATCATGGAAGCGGGAGCCAAGGGATGCGAGATAGAGATAAGTGGAAAGCTGACGAGCGAAAGGGCGAGAACTGAGAAGTTCCTCGCCGGAACGATGGTTCACACGGGTGAGCCGGCATCCAGCATGGTCAGAAAGGGCTTTGACATTGCAATAAAGAAGCTTGGAGTCCTTGGCGTTACGGTCAGAATAATCCCGCCCGACGTCGAGCTGCCCGACGAGTTCAGAGTTAAGGAGATCACAGCCCCGGATGTTACCGAAGCTCAGGCTCAGGAAGTCAAGCCTGCCGAAAGTGTTGAGGGTGGAGAAGAGGCCAAGGAGGGGATGAAGAATGAAAATGCAGGAGATCAGGGAAATGAGCAGAGAGGAGAAGCTGAAAAAGCTGAATGA
- a CDS encoding 30S ribosomal protein S17, which yields MRDIGIDVRPPEKECDDKHCPFHGSLPVRGQVFRGRVVKTYEKSAVIEREMLRYVPKYERYLKKRSKLHAHNPPCIDAKPGDIVTIAECRPISKTKSFVIVERIAHEGD from the coding sequence ATGAGGGATATTGGTATTGACGTCAGACCGCCGGAAAAGGAATGTGACGATAAACACTGCCCCTTCCATGGCAGTTTGCCTGTAAGGGGGCAGGTATTTAGAGGTAGGGTCGTCAAAACCTACGAAAAGTCGGCAGTAATCGAGAGAGAAATGCTGAGGTACGTGCCAAAATATGAGAGGTACCTCAAGAAGAGGAGCAAGCTTCATGCCCACAATCCGCCATGTATTGATGCAAAACCTGGAGATATCGTAACTATCGCGGAGTGCAGACCCATTAGCAAGACTAAATCATTCGTAATAGTGGAGAGGATAGCCCATGAAGGGGATTAA
- a CDS encoding 30S ribosomal protein S4e: MHQKRLSAPKTIKVPRKIKKWLVKTAPGPHNKNAVPLLVIVRDFLGLADTAREARRVIAAGEILVDGRPRKDYKFPVGLFDVISIPKLGKSYRILFDDKGRYIPKEIGDDKLKLYKIVNKTIVKGGKVQLNLFDGTNILADNTYKTKDSVLLELPEKKIVDHLKFEEGALVMIVGGTHAGEIGRIKEYKVVRGSAPNLVTIESEKGVITTIEDHVFVVGKPDGKPVIDLGV; encoded by the coding sequence ATGCACCAGAAAAGACTTTCCGCCCCAAAAACCATAAAGGTTCCGAGAAAAATCAAGAAATGGCTTGTTAAAACAGCTCCAGGCCCACACAACAAAAACGCAGTTCCACTGCTCGTAATTGTCAGAGACTTTCTCGGCCTTGCAGATACTGCAAGAGAAGCAAGGAGGGTCATCGCTGCTGGAGAGATCCTCGTTGATGGCAGGCCAAGGAAAGACTACAAGTTCCCCGTCGGACTTTTCGATGTAATCAGCATTCCGAAGCTCGGAAAGAGCTACAGAATACTCTTCGACGACAAGGGCAGATACATTCCAAAGGAGATCGGTGACGACAAGCTCAAGCTCTACAAGATCGTTAACAAGACGATCGTCAAGGGCGGTAAGGTTCAGCTCAACCTCTTCGACGGAACGAACATACTTGCCGACAACACCTACAAAACTAAAGATAGTGTTCTTCTTGAACTTCCTGAAAAGAAAATAGTTGATCACCTGAAGTTTGAGGAAGGCGCCCTCGTCATGATTGTTGGTGGAACCCACGCCGGAGAAATTGGAAGAATTAAAGAGTATAAGGTTGTTAGAGGTTCCGCTCCAAATCTCGTAACGATAGAGAGTGAAAAAGGAGTTATTACCACGATTGAAGATCACGTTTTCGTCGTCGGTAAGCCGGACGGAAAACCAGTAATTGATCTGGGGGTCTGA
- a CDS encoding ribonuclease P component 1 family protein: MEPALILADEWIGLKVEVVESPNPSEVGLKGIVVDETMNTLRIKTEKSLKTVAKRGRVFRVWYKGRVLRVKGDLIAFRPEERIKRGIMLIKRAKR, from the coding sequence ATGGAACCCGCACTCATACTCGCCGACGAATGGATAGGACTCAAAGTAGAGGTGGTTGAAAGTCCCAATCCAAGTGAAGTTGGTCTGAAGGGTATTGTCGTTGACGAAACGATGAACACCCTTCGAATTAAGACTGAAAAAAGCTTAAAAACCGTGGCGAAGAGGGGCAGAGTCTTCAGAGTATGGTATAAGGGAAGGGTGCTGAGGGTGAAAGGCGATCTGATAGCCTTCAGACCTGAGGAAAGAATAAAAAGAGGAATCATGCTCATCAAGAGGGCTAAACGCTGA
- the rplX gene encoding 50S ribosomal protein L24: MVVSKQPRKQRKWLYTAKLHERHRLLRATLSKELRKKYGKRSIRIKKGDKVRIMRGKFAGHEGRVLEVDMKRCVIKVDGATTTKADGTEVAVPIHPSNVMIIELKEIDDVRKKILER; the protein is encoded by the coding sequence ATGGTTGTATCAAAGCAGCCGAGAAAACAGAGAAAGTGGCTGTACACGGCAAAGCTCCACGAGAGGCACAGGCTTCTCCGTGCAACCCTCTCAAAGGAGCTCAGAAAGAAGTACGGGAAGCGCAGTATCAGGATTAAGAAAGGAGACAAGGTCAGAATAATGAGGGGTAAGTTTGCGGGCCATGAGGGCAGAGTACTGGAAGTTGACATGAAAAGGTGTGTCATCAAGGTTGACGGCGCTACGACAACGAAAGCAGACGGGACGGAAGTAGCTGTACCAATTCATCCATCAAACGTCATGATAATCGAGCTAAAGGAAATTGATGATGTTAGAAAGAAGATACTTGAGAGGTGA
- the rplV gene encoding 50S ribosomal protein L22, whose product MARINYSYTPEDESKAAKAMGYEMPISFKHAVEICRELKGKKIDEAINYLEDVIAMKRAVPFRKYKKKVAHKSGLEKWYAGRYPQKAAKHILKVLKNLEANAEYKGLETDRLVIVHAQAKKGRVLKRYMPRAFGRATPRFKVFTTVEFVAEVR is encoded by the coding sequence ATGGCGAGGATAAACTACTCCTACACCCCGGAGGACGAAAGCAAGGCTGCGAAGGCTATGGGCTACGAGATGCCCATCAGCTTCAAGCACGCGGTAGAGATCTGCAGGGAACTCAAGGGCAAGAAGATAGACGAGGCGATAAACTACCTCGAGGACGTAATTGCAATGAAAAGGGCAGTGCCGTTCAGGAAGTACAAGAAGAAGGTTGCACACAAGAGCGGACTTGAGAAGTGGTACGCGGGCAGGTATCCGCAGAAGGCTGCGAAGCACATACTGAAAGTGCTGAAGAACCTCGAAGCCAATGCAGAATACAAGGGCCTCGAAACAGACCGCCTTGTTATAGTTCATGCGCAGGCGAAGAAGGGAAGGGTGTTGAAGAGATACATGCCGAGGGCCTTTGGTAGGGCCACACCCCGCTTTAAGGTATTCACAACAGTAGAATTCGTGGCAGAGGTGCGATAA
- a CDS encoding 50S ribosomal protein L14, whose product MKGIKANVPKVLPTGARLVCTDNTGARELEIIAVKGYKGVRRRYPAAGVGDIVVVSVKKGTPEIRKQVHYAVIVRQRKEYRRPDGTRVKFEDNAAVITDDKGNPKGTEIRGAVAREAAERFSKIGSLAAAII is encoded by the coding sequence ATGAAGGGGATTAAGGCTAACGTCCCGAAAGTATTGCCCACAGGAGCGAGGCTCGTCTGCACAGACAATACTGGAGCAAGAGAACTCGAGATAATCGCCGTTAAGGGATACAAGGGTGTCAGGAGGCGCTACCCTGCTGCGGGAGTAGGGGACATAGTCGTCGTTTCAGTTAAGAAGGGTACACCCGAGATAAGAAAGCAGGTGCACTATGCGGTCATAGTCAGGCAGCGCAAGGAGTACCGCCGCCCGGATGGTACTCGCGTAAAGTTCGAAGACAATGCTGCTGTAATAACTGACGATAAGGGCAACCCGAAGGGCACAGAAATAAGAGGTGCAGTTGCAAGGGAAGCTGCTGAGCGCTTCTCCAAGATAGGCTCCCTTGCGGCAGCGATAATATGA
- a CDS encoding 30S ribosomal protein S14 yields MKERKKIFGRGASECRRCGRKAGLVRKYGIYLCRQCFREVAAELGFKKYW; encoded by the coding sequence ATGAAAGAGAGAAAGAAGATCTTCGGAAGAGGTGCGAGCGAGTGCAGGAGATGCGGAAGAAAAGCTGGCCTCGTAAGGAAGTATGGTATTTACCTTTGCAGGCAGTGCTTTAGAGAAGTTGCTGCCGAACTCGGATTTAAGAAGTACTGGTGA
- the rpmC gene encoding 50S ribosomal protein L29, which translates to MKMQEIREMSREEKLKKLNELEMELLRLRTLARSGGALENPGQIRAIRKDIARIKFALGQEGYKV; encoded by the coding sequence ATGAAAATGCAGGAGATCAGGGAAATGAGCAGAGAGGAGAAGCTGAAAAAGCTGAATGAACTTGAGATGGAGTTGCTCAGGCTCAGAACGCTTGCAAGGAGTGGAGGAGCGCTCGAAAACCCAGGACAGATCAGGGCAATAAGGAAGGACATAGCCCGCATCAAGTTCGCCCTTGGTCAGGAAGGATACAAGGTGTAG
- a CDS encoding 30S ribosomal protein S8 translates to MSLSDTLSNAMSIIKNAESCGKSECEIRPASKLVGNVLRVLKDYGYIKSFEYRDDKRGGAFFVELSGRINDCGAVRPRFSVKKTEYEKFEKRFLPARDFGILVVSTVKGVMSQKEARERGLGGVLLAYVY, encoded by the coding sequence ATGAGCCTTAGCGATACTCTCTCAAACGCCATGTCGATAATAAAGAACGCGGAGAGCTGCGGTAAGAGCGAGTGCGAGATAAGACCCGCATCGAAGCTCGTTGGAAACGTGCTCAGGGTGCTCAAGGACTACGGTTACATAAAGAGCTTCGAATACAGGGACGACAAGAGAGGCGGAGCGTTCTTCGTAGAGCTTTCAGGAAGGATAAACGATTGCGGAGCTGTAAGGCCGCGCTTCTCCGTTAAAAAGACTGAATACGAGAAGTTCGAGAAGAGGTTCCTGCCAGCGAGAGACTTCGGAATCCTCGTTGTTTCGACTGTGAAGGGCGTAATGTCTCAGAAGGAAGCAAGAGAACGTGGTCTTGGGGGAGTTTTGCTTGCATACGTCTACTGA
- a CDS encoding 50S ribosomal protein L5, protein MAAEVEAKAASTDVGRENPMREILVDKVVVNIGVGESGERHKKALQLLEQLTGQKPTITYAEKTIKNFNIRKGEAIGAKVTLRGEKAIKFLKDALTVKEFKLSRRQVGSGEFSFGIAEHIDLPGVTYDPDMGIFGMDVCVVLKRRGYRVARRKIAKAKVGKNHRITREETIEFLKTLGVEVV, encoded by the coding sequence ATGGCGGCTGAAGTGGAGGCAAAGGCTGCAAGCACAGATGTGGGCAGGGAAAACCCGATGCGGGAGATCCTCGTAGACAAGGTAGTGGTAAACATCGGCGTTGGAGAGAGCGGAGAGAGACACAAGAAGGCTCTCCAGCTCCTCGAGCAGCTTACGGGGCAAAAGCCCACGATTACGTACGCAGAGAAGACAATAAAGAACTTCAACATAAGGAAGGGTGAGGCAATAGGAGCAAAGGTAACCCTCAGGGGAGAAAAGGCCATAAAGTTCCTGAAAGATGCCCTCACAGTTAAGGAATTCAAGCTCAGCAGAAGGCAAGTCGGCAGCGGAGAGTTCTCCTTCGGAATTGCCGAGCACATAGACCTGCCGGGAGTCACCTACGACCCGGACATGGGCATCTTTGGAATGGATGTCTGCGTTGTGCTGAAGAGGAGAGGATACCGGGTTGCGAGGAGAAAGATTGCGAAAGCAAAGGTTGGTAAGAATCACCGCATAACCAGAGAAGAGACGATCGAGTTTTTGAAAACCCTTGGCGTGGAGGTAGTATAA
- a CDS encoding 50S ribosomal protein L2: MGKRIIAQNRGKGTPTYTAPSHKYKADLRHLKFSDTSVVAKVIDIEHDPARNAPIALVKLPDGGEEYIIATEGMGIGDVVEAGPDVGLRPGNITFLKNIPEGTPICNVESQPGDGGKFARSSGTFALVVAHEEDRVLVQMPSGQLKWFNPYCRAMIGVVAGGGRTDKPFVKAGKKYYKMKSKAAKWPRVRGVAMNAVDHPFGGGKHQHVGKPKTVSRNAPPGRKVGSIAARRTGVRR, encoded by the coding sequence ATGGGTAAAAGAATTATTGCTCAGAATAGAGGAAAAGGAACACCAACTTACACGGCTCCGTCTCACAAGTATAAGGCTGATCTCAGGCACCTGAAGTTCAGCGATACCAGTGTGGTAGCGAAAGTTATCGACATCGAGCACGATCCTGCAAGAAACGCTCCAATTGCCCTCGTCAAGCTCCCCGACGGAGGAGAAGAATACATAATCGCGACGGAAGGCATGGGTATTGGCGATGTTGTTGAGGCTGGGCCAGATGTTGGGTTGAGGCCGGGCAATATAACGTTCCTCAAGAATATACCCGAAGGTACTCCTATCTGCAACGTCGAATCCCAGCCCGGCGATGGTGGGAAGTTTGCAAGGTCGAGCGGAACATTTGCACTTGTCGTTGCCCACGAGGAGGATCGTGTACTCGTTCAGATGCCTTCTGGCCAGCTTAAGTGGTTTAACCCGTACTGCAGGGCGATGATCGGCGTTGTTGCCGGCGGGGGTAGAACGGACAAGCCGTTCGTGAAGGCAGGTAAGAAGTACTACAAGATGAAGAGCAAGGCTGCGAAGTGGCCGCGCGTGAGGGGTGTTGCCATGAATGCAGTGGATCACCCATTCGGTGGTGGTAAGCACCAGCACGTTGGTAAACCAAAGACAGTCAGCAGGAATGCCCCGCCTGGCAGAAAGGTTGGTAGTATTGCTGCGAGAAGGACAGGTGTGAGGCGATAA